In one window of Candidatus Deferrimicrobiaceae bacterium DNA:
- a CDS encoding proton-conducting transporter membrane subunit, with the protein MLLTVFVLMPLVGALLAWVVPSGRKRPLILPIVGAAHLVMTILLLADTPPPSAGGWIFLDPLGKIVLLSISTLFLVCAVYAVGYLAYREERSNRVLCMGLQVCLSAMTLVTMSHHLGLLWVALETTTVAMAPLVYFNRNARSIEATWKYLLICSVGIALALLGLFFLAYSTVVAKATEPTLLLEPLIASASRLNPGWLHGAFIFLLVGFGSKMGLAPLHTWKPDAYGEAPGLVGALLAGGLVNCAFLAVLRVYQICMASGTEIAFFQHALLAMGLVSMAFAAVFMVRQADFKRMLAWSSVEHVGILAVALGLGKGALFGALFHVINNGLTKGVLFLSSGNIHRSYGSKTTDVVKGAMRRVPWSGGLFLAGFIAITGSPPFSPFISEYTIVSSAFLQGNGGVGAAFLLLLTIVFIGMASTVLPLVMGEPPEGLEKSPYRDRVLTVAPPLCLMGVVLMLGLWIPGPLMTLLRDGAALLGAQP; encoded by the coding sequence ATGCTGCTGACCGTCTTCGTCCTCATGCCGCTTGTCGGCGCCCTCCTCGCCTGGGTCGTCCCGTCGGGCCGGAAGCGCCCGCTGATCCTGCCGATTGTCGGCGCCGCGCACCTGGTCATGACGATCCTGCTCCTGGCCGACACGCCGCCCCCCTCGGCGGGGGGCTGGATCTTCCTCGACCCGCTCGGGAAAATCGTCCTTTTGAGCATCAGCACGCTGTTTCTCGTGTGCGCGGTCTACGCCGTGGGCTACCTCGCCTACCGCGAGGAGCGGTCGAACCGGGTACTCTGCATGGGGCTCCAGGTCTGCCTATCGGCCATGACGCTGGTCACGATGTCGCATCATCTCGGGTTGCTCTGGGTCGCGCTCGAGACGACCACCGTCGCGATGGCGCCGCTCGTCTACTTCAACCGCAACGCCCGCTCCATCGAGGCGACCTGGAAGTACCTGCTCATCTGCTCGGTCGGCATCGCGCTGGCGCTGCTCGGCCTCTTCTTCCTCGCCTACTCCACGGTCGTCGCGAAGGCCACCGAGCCGACGCTGCTGCTCGAGCCGCTCATCGCCTCCGCCTCCCGCCTCAACCCCGGGTGGCTCCACGGCGCGTTCATATTCCTGCTGGTGGGGTTCGGCTCCAAGATGGGGCTGGCGCCGCTGCACACCTGGAAGCCCGACGCCTACGGCGAGGCGCCGGGGCTCGTGGGGGCGCTTTTGGCCGGAGGGCTCGTCAACTGCGCCTTCCTGGCCGTCCTGCGCGTCTACCAGATCTGCATGGCCTCGGGCACCGAGATCGCCTTCTTCCAGCACGCGCTGCTGGCGATGGGGCTGGTCTCCATGGCGTTCGCGGCCGTCTTCATGGTCCGGCAGGCCGATTTCAAGCGAATGCTCGCCTGGTCCAGCGTCGAGCACGTGGGGATTCTCGCCGTGGCGCTGGGGCTCGGCAAGGGGGCGCTTTTCGGCGCGCTCTTCCACGTCATCAACAACGGGCTGACCAAGGGGGTGCTGTTCCTCTCCTCCGGCAACATCCACCGCTCCTACGGCAGCAAGACGACCGATGTCGTCAAGGGGGCGATGCGGCGCGTGCCGTGGTCCGGCGGGCTTTTCCTGGCGGGCTTCATCGCGATCACCGGCTCGCCGCCGTTCTCGCCGTTCATCAGCGAGTACACCATCGTCAGCAGCGCCTTCCTGCAGGGCAACGGCGGCGTCGGCGCGGCGTTTCTGCTGCTGCTGACCATCGTGTTCATCGGCATGGCCTCCACCGTCCTTCCGCTCGTGATGGGCGAGCCGCCGGAGGGGCTCGAGAAAAGCCCTTACCGCGACCGGGTGCTGACGGTCGCGCCGCCGCTCTGCCTGATGGGCGTCGTGCTGATGCTGGGGCTCTGGATTCCCGGCCCGCTGATGACGCTCTTGCGCGACGGCGCCGCACTTCTGGGAGCGCAACCATGA
- a CDS encoding NADH-quinone oxidoreductase subunit C, whose amino-acid sequence MKPDFLILGNGAAAPARDIPVYEIDRFLQGIIDAVDDGWRISSWFGVPTPGGATLYCVLSFKQDGQIGIMAAEAGLSFTSIAGLCPQASLFEREIAEQCGIVPEGHPWFKPVRFHRSFVRGRDAWGRPEADPILPGIMDFYRVEGESVHEVAVGPIHAGIIEPGHFRFQCHGEQVFHLEISLGYQHRGIEQALMGGPHPKSPYMIEAAAGDTTVGHSQAWCMALEALSGCRVPARAEALRGIALELERLANHTGDLGAIAGDIGYLPTSSFCGRIRGDFLNMTAMICGSRFGRGLVRHGGTGFDLGAREVDEMLARLAEARRDLTNAVDLLWNTPSVMGRLENTGALAPDLARELGLVGPPARACGLALDVRRDHPFGIYRVAQIPLVAGHHGDVCARSMIRWLECEKSLDFIGEQLLQLPGGPFRNPGGELAPGHVTVAMTEGWRGEICHVALTDASGRLARYKIVDPSFHNWQGLSIALRGQQISDFPLCNKSFNLSYCGFDL is encoded by the coding sequence ATGAAACCCGACTTCCTGATCCTCGGCAACGGCGCCGCGGCGCCGGCCCGCGACATCCCCGTCTACGAGATCGACCGGTTCCTCCAAGGGATCATCGACGCCGTCGACGATGGCTGGCGGATCTCGTCCTGGTTCGGGGTGCCCACGCCCGGCGGCGCGACGCTCTATTGCGTGCTTTCCTTCAAGCAGGATGGGCAGATCGGAATCATGGCGGCCGAGGCAGGCCTGTCCTTCACGTCGATCGCCGGGCTCTGCCCGCAGGCGAGCCTCTTCGAGCGGGAGATCGCCGAGCAGTGCGGAATCGTCCCCGAGGGGCACCCGTGGTTCAAGCCGGTCCGCTTCCATCGATCGTTCGTCCGCGGGCGGGATGCGTGGGGACGCCCCGAGGCCGACCCGATCCTTCCGGGCATCATGGATTTCTACCGGGTCGAGGGGGAATCGGTCCACGAGGTGGCGGTCGGGCCGATCCACGCCGGCATCATCGAGCCGGGACACTTCCGCTTCCAGTGCCACGGCGAGCAGGTGTTCCATCTCGAGATCTCGCTGGGATACCAGCACCGGGGAATTGAGCAGGCGCTGATGGGGGGACCGCACCCCAAAAGCCCCTACATGATCGAGGCGGCGGCGGGCGACACGACCGTCGGGCACTCGCAGGCGTGGTGCATGGCGCTCGAGGCGCTTTCGGGATGCCGGGTTCCGGCGCGGGCCGAGGCGCTCCGCGGGATCGCCCTCGAACTCGAGCGGCTGGCCAACCATACCGGCGACCTGGGGGCGATCGCCGGCGACATCGGCTACCTGCCGACCTCGTCGTTCTGCGGCCGGATCCGCGGCGACTTCCTCAATATGACTGCGATGATCTGCGGTAGCCGCTTCGGCCGGGGCCTCGTCCGGCACGGCGGGACCGGCTTCGACCTGGGCGCCCGCGAGGTCGACGAGATGCTCGCAAGACTCGCGGAGGCGCGCCGCGACCTCACCAACGCGGTCGACCTGCTGTGGAACACCCCGTCGGTCATGGGACGCCTCGAAAACACGGGCGCACTCGCACCCGACCTCGCCCGCGAACTGGGGCTGGTCGGCCCGCCCGCCCGCGCCTGCGGCCTGGCGCTCGACGTCCGCCGCGACCACCCCTTCGGCATCTACCGGGTGGCCCAGATCCCGCTGGTCGCGGGGCACCACGGCGACGTCTGCGCCCGAAGCATGATCCGGTGGCTCGAATGCGAGAAGTCGCTCGACTTTATCGGCGAGCAGCTGCTGCAATTGCCGGGCGGCCCGTTCCGCAACCCCGGCGGCGAGCTCGCACCGGGGCACGTGACGGTCGCCATGACCGAGGGTTGGCGCGGCGAGATCTGCCACGTCGCACTGACCGACGCGTCGGGGCGCCTGGCCCGCTACAAGATCGTCGATCCCTCGTTCCACAACTGGCAGGGGCTCTCGATCGCGCTCAGGGGACAGCAGATCTCCGATTTCCCGCTCTGCAACAAGAGCTTCAACCTGTCCTACTGCGGATTCGACCTGTGA
- a CDS encoding 4Fe-4S binding protein, with protein sequence MIRAMLARIRQGHRTTGYPRVPAVLPERFRGYPRLDPSRCPGGCHACGDACAYGAITHEAGTLRLDMGKCIFCPECVDACPHEALAFGNDAQLSSNTREGLVVLSGEERQKTRAMGDELISLFGRSIKFREVSAGGCNGCEADTNVLSTIGWDLGRFGVQFVASPRHADGLWITGPVTANMKEAVRIAYEAVPSPKIVVACGACAIGGGPYAGSPEASDGIGGLLPVDLYIPGCPPHPVTILDGLLRLLGKIR encoded by the coding sequence ATGATACGCGCGATGTTGGCCCGCATCCGGCAGGGACACCGGACCACCGGCTATCCCCGGGTTCCGGCCGTCCTGCCCGAGCGGTTCCGCGGATATCCCCGGCTCGACCCCTCTCGTTGCCCGGGTGGGTGCCATGCCTGCGGAGACGCCTGCGCCTACGGCGCCATCACCCATGAAGCCGGGACGCTACGCCTCGATATGGGGAAATGCATCTTCTGCCCGGAATGCGTCGACGCCTGCCCGCACGAAGCCCTCGCGTTCGGCAACGATGCGCAGCTCTCGTCGAACACGCGGGAAGGGCTGGTCGTTTTATCGGGGGAGGAGCGGCAGAAGACCCGGGCAATGGGCGACGAGCTGATCTCGCTGTTCGGTCGCTCGATCAAGTTCCGCGAGGTCAGCGCGGGCGGATGCAACGGGTGCGAGGCCGACACCAACGTCCTGTCGACCATCGGCTGGGACCTGGGCCGGTTCGGCGTCCAGTTCGTCGCCAGCCCCCGGCATGCCGACGGACTCTGGATCACGGGACCGGTGACCGCAAATATGAAGGAGGCGGTGCGGATCGCCTACGAGGCCGTCCCTTCCCCGAAGATCGTCGTGGCATGCGGCGCCTGCGCCATCGGCGGCGGCCCGTACGCCGGTTCCCCCGAGGCATCGGACGGCATCGGCGGCCTGCTGCCGGTCGACCTCTACATCCCCGGCTGCCCGCCCCACCCGGTGACCATCCTCGACGGCCTGCTCCGCCTGCTGGGGAAAATCAGGTAA
- the selD gene encoding selenide, water dikinase SelD: MGQGDLARILSAVPPADDPRLLVGNAQADDAAVFRLSDDLALVSTLDFFTPIVDDPYTYGAIAAANSLSDIYAMGGEPLYALAIAAFPGDKKTFPLLADVMAGAADKAREAGICIAGGHTVRDAEPKFGLAVTGRIHPQAVWRNSGAKAGDAMVLTKPLGTGIVTTCIKWGIASQAVADAAVRSMLRLNAAAGKAGREAGIDTATDITGYGLLGHLVEVLEASGLRAEIDLRSVPVLPGVPELLPTRTLPRISGRRFPGADYLHRRFGFRPIPGGVREMLAGFGGKVRFSERVAEETQFLLADPQTSGGLLMFVPEERSDLLLSTLAELGETGWRIGRTMPRSPGDPTLVSVT, translated from the coding sequence GTGGGGCAGGGGGACCTTGCCCGAATACTTTCCGCCGTGCCGCCCGCCGATGATCCGCGCCTTCTGGTGGGCAACGCGCAGGCCGACGATGCCGCCGTCTTCCGGCTTTCGGACGACCTGGCGCTGGTGTCGACGCTCGACTTCTTCACGCCGATCGTCGACGATCCGTACACCTATGGCGCCATCGCGGCGGCCAATTCCCTGTCCGATATCTACGCGATGGGGGGCGAACCGCTTTATGCGCTAGCGATCGCGGCATTTCCCGGCGATAAAAAGACGTTTCCGCTTTTGGCCGACGTCATGGCCGGGGCAGCCGACAAGGCGCGGGAGGCGGGCATCTGCATCGCCGGCGGCCACACGGTGCGCGACGCCGAGCCCAAGTTCGGGCTGGCGGTGACGGGACGCATCCACCCGCAGGCCGTCTGGCGCAACAGCGGCGCGAAGGCGGGGGACGCCATGGTGCTGACCAAGCCGCTCGGGACGGGGATCGTGACGACGTGCATCAAGTGGGGGATTGCGTCGCAGGCGGTCGCCGATGCGGCCGTCCGGTCGATGCTCCGGCTGAACGCCGCCGCCGGGAAGGCAGGACGCGAGGCGGGAATCGACACGGCGACGGACATCACCGGCTACGGATTGCTGGGGCACCTGGTCGAGGTGCTCGAGGCCAGCGGGCTCCGGGCCGAGATCGACCTGCGATCGGTGCCCGTGCTGCCCGGCGTCCCGGAGCTTCTTCCGACCCGGACGCTGCCGAGGATTTCAGGCCGCCGTTTCCCCGGGGCCGATTATCTGCATCGTCGGTTCGGCTTTCGGCCGATCCCGGGCGGGGTGCGCGAGATGCTGGCCGGATTCGGCGGAAAGGTCCGTTTTTCGGAGCGGGTCGCCGAGGAAACGCAATTCCTGCTGGCGGATCCGCAGACGTCGGGGGGGCTGCTGATGTTCGTGCCGGAGGAGCGGTCCGACCTGCTCCTGTCGACGCTTGCTGAGCTGGGAGAGACGGGGTGGCGGATCGGCCGGACGATGCCGCGCAGCCCGGGCGATCCGACGCTGGTAAGCGTTACCTGA
- a CDS encoding DUF485 domain-containing protein, with protein sequence MSKNAHQILEDPEFQKLKSQKDTISIILTILELVLYFGFIAIIAYNKPFLAQKLSPDAAMTIGIPIAIGVIILSWVLTGVYIYWANTSYDVMVKRVKDRVGG encoded by the coding sequence ATGAGCAAGAATGCCCACCAAATCCTCGAAGATCCCGAATTCCAGAAGCTGAAGTCACAGAAGGACACCATCTCGATCATTCTGACCATCCTCGAGCTGGTGCTCTACTTCGGGTTTATCGCCATCATCGCCTACAACAAGCCGTTCCTGGCGCAGAAGCTGTCACCCGACGCGGCCATGACCATCGGCATCCCGATCGCGATCGGCGTGATCATCCTGTCCTGGGTGTTGACCGGCGTCTACATCTACTGGGCGAACACCAGCTACGATGTCATGGTCAAGCGTGTAAAAGATCGGGTCGGGGGGTGA
- a CDS encoding sodium/solute symporter (Members of the Solute:Sodium Symporter (SSS), TC 2.A.21 as described in tcdb.org, catalyze solute:Na+ symport. Known solutes for members of the family include sugars, amino acids, nucleosides, inositols, vitamins, urea or anions, depending on the system.), whose protein sequence is MQPEVQSVIGTLSPIAVACFLIFVAITLGITYWAAKQTKTASQFYAAGGGITGFQNGLALAGDYMSAASFLGIAGLVSTKGYDGLIYSVGWLVGWPIVMFLISEPLRNLGKYTFSDVVAFRLQHRPIKAAAALGSLITVIFYLIAQMVGAGTLIKLMFNLPYELALVLVGTLMICYVLFGGMLATTWVQIIKACLLLGGATLLVFLAMSKLGFSYPALFDKAASLYDTPSQGFLAPGGLVTSPIEAFSLGLALMFGTAGLPHILMRFFTVPDAKQARKSVFVATGFIGYFYILTVTIGFSAAVLCGTDTMTGRDFIMSIDKGGNMAALALAENIGGGLFLGFLAAVAFATILAVVAGLTLSGASALSHDLYVGVFRHGVSSEKEEMKVAKGATVCLGIVAVLLALAFKGQNVAFMVGLAFVVAASANFPALVMSIMWKRFTTAGAIASIYTGLILAVVLIAFSPTVYEEVFQGTASKAVVAAKARVDVVEKIAKDPAKALAGLQPKVDKLRIKVANPALAPDKLKEAQKELKTAEGDIQMITSNAVAAGVDAAKAKKAEADLGLKKAPYKMKNPGVYSMGGAFLMGILVSLFKREEEAEIKFEAEKVRTYIGIGAEGAASH, encoded by the coding sequence ATGCAGCCTGAAGTCCAATCCGTCATCGGAACACTGAGCCCGATCGCTGTTGCCTGCTTCCTGATCTTCGTCGCGATCACGCTCGGAATCACCTACTGGGCCGCCAAGCAGACCAAGACCGCCAGCCAGTTCTACGCGGCGGGCGGCGGCATCACCGGCTTCCAGAACGGCCTCGCGCTTGCCGGCGACTACATGAGCGCGGCGTCGTTCCTCGGCATCGCCGGCCTCGTGTCCACCAAGGGCTACGACGGCCTCATCTACTCGGTGGGCTGGCTCGTCGGCTGGCCGATCGTCATGTTCCTCATCTCCGAGCCGCTGCGCAATCTCGGCAAGTACACCTTCTCCGACGTCGTCGCCTTCCGGCTGCAGCACCGCCCGATCAAGGCCGCGGCCGCCCTGGGCTCGCTGATCACGGTCATCTTCTACCTGATCGCCCAGATGGTCGGCGCCGGCACCCTTATCAAGCTGATGTTCAACCTGCCGTACGAGCTGGCGCTCGTTCTCGTCGGCACCCTGATGATCTGCTACGTCCTCTTCGGCGGCATGCTCGCCACCACCTGGGTCCAGATCATCAAGGCGTGCCTGCTGCTCGGCGGCGCCACGCTGCTGGTGTTCCTGGCCATGAGCAAGCTCGGGTTCAGCTACCCTGCGCTGTTCGACAAGGCCGCGTCCCTCTACGACACCCCCAGCCAGGGCTTCCTGGCGCCGGGCGGTCTCGTCACCAGCCCGATCGAGGCCTTCTCTCTGGGCCTCGCCCTCATGTTCGGCACCGCCGGCCTGCCGCATATCCTCATGCGCTTCTTCACCGTCCCCGACGCCAAGCAGGCGCGCAAGTCGGTGTTCGTCGCGACGGGCTTCATCGGCTACTTCTACATCCTCACGGTCACCATCGGCTTCTCCGCCGCGGTCCTTTGCGGCACGGATACCATGACCGGCAGAGACTTCATCATGTCGATCGACAAGGGCGGCAACATGGCGGCGCTCGCGCTGGCCGAAAACATCGGCGGCGGGCTGTTCCTCGGCTTCCTCGCCGCGGTCGCCTTCGCGACCATCCTCGCGGTCGTCGCCGGCCTGACGCTCTCGGGCGCCTCGGCGCTGTCGCACGACCTCTACGTCGGCGTCTTCCGCCACGGAGTCTCGAGCGAGAAGGAAGAGATGAAGGTCGCCAAGGGCGCCACGGTCTGCCTCGGCATCGTCGCAGTGCTCCTCGCGCTCGCGTTCAAGGGGCAAAACGTCGCCTTCATGGTCGGTCTCGCATTCGTCGTCGCCGCCAGCGCCAACTTCCCGGCGCTGGTCATGTCGATCATGTGGAAGCGCTTCACCACGGCCGGCGCGATCGCCAGCATCTACACCGGCCTCATCCTCGCCGTCGTCCTGATCGCCTTCTCGCCGACGGTCTACGAAGAAGTGTTCCAGGGCACCGCATCCAAGGCCGTCGTCGCCGCCAAGGCGCGCGTCGACGTGGTCGAGAAGATCGCCAAGGATCCCGCAAAGGCGCTGGCGGGCCTCCAGCCCAAGGTCGACAAGCTCCGGATCAAGGTCGCCAACCCGGCCCTCGCTCCCGACAAGCTGAAGGAAGCCCAGAAGGAGCTCAAGACCGCCGAAGGCGACATCCAGATGATCACCTCCAACGCGGTCGCCGCGGGCGTCGATGCCGCGAAGGCCAAGAAGGCCGAGGCCGACCTGGGCCTCAAGAAGGCCCCCTACAAGATGAAGAACCCGGGCGTCTACTCGATGGGCGGCGCGTTCCTCATGGGCATCCTCGTCTCCCTGTTCAAGCGTGAAGAGGAAGCCGAGATCAAGTTCGAGGCCGAGAAGGTCCGTACCTACATCGGCATCGGCGCCGAAGGAGCCGCAAGCCACTAA
- a CDS encoding 3'-5' exonuclease: protein MGFLDWFLGREAPPGGAQPTAALVSGTRYVVVDTELTGLDPRKDDIVSIGALRMSGGRLEIGGSFYELVRPSATLDGKSIVIHGITPTQVAGKPPIDSVLAAFTGYCGNDVLVGHCLSIDLSFLNREARRLFGGPLHNPVVDTLSIYGWLRNRQAGHPIFSSPLNGLRLYDMAKGFGISCEGAHDALADAFITAQLFQRFIPILEGFGIRDLDDLLRIGNPGMQGENLFSPGGRANF from the coding sequence GTGGGATTCCTCGACTGGTTCCTGGGAAGGGAGGCGCCTCCGGGCGGCGCGCAGCCGACGGCCGCGCTGGTGTCCGGCACGCGCTACGTCGTCGTCGACACCGAGCTGACGGGGCTCGACCCGCGCAAGGACGATATCGTGTCGATCGGCGCGCTCCGGATGAGCGGCGGGCGGCTCGAGATCGGCGGATCGTTCTACGAGCTCGTCCGCCCGAGCGCCACGCTCGACGGGAAAAGCATCGTCATCCACGGCATCACGCCGACCCAGGTTGCCGGGAAGCCGCCGATCGATTCGGTGCTCGCGGCGTTCACCGGCTACTGCGGCAACGACGTCCTCGTCGGCCACTGCCTGTCGATCGACCTGTCTTTCCTCAACCGGGAGGCGCGGCGGTTGTTCGGCGGGCCCCTGCACAATCCCGTCGTCGATACGCTCTCGATCTATGGGTGGCTGCGGAACCGGCAGGCCGGGCACCCCATCTTTTCCTCTCCCCTGAACGGGCTTCGGCTCTACGACATGGCGAAGGGGTTCGGGATCTCGTGCGAAGGGGCGCACGACGCCCTGGCGGACGCCTTCATCACCGCGCAACTCTTCCAGCGCTTCATCCCGATCCTCGAGGGCTTCGGCATCCGCGATCTCGACGACCTGCTGCGCATCGGCAACCCGGGCATGCAGGGCGAAAACCTCTTCTCCCCCGGCGGCCGCGCCAATTTCTGA
- a CDS encoding DUF294 nucleotidyltransferase-like domain-containing protein, with protein MMVDEAIRFLSKIPPFQFLEDALLRQVAGSLALEFYPKGTVILQQDGTVSDALRIVKKGVVKISLRPKGGGDEVVIDYREPGETFGLVSLMGKRQKTTIVAVQDTICYLLPKERFNELLGTNPTIMEYLLQFHLTKYADMTSREIQGKSLFLGSSDHVLFTTQVGEICTRTAATVEKTATVREAAQRMVDEKQSAVIVLDEKGIPAGIVTDTDLRKKVVAKGHPVDSPITTIMSAFVVTVEDKDHCFEVILKMLQHNIHHVAVTRDGVLQGVITNHDFMLLQGRSPLAFSEDIEQQKTIEALAPVSGKLLNIIGVLLREGARAANIIRIISELNDRIVRKVLEIVEAELGPPPVPFCWLALGSEGRKEQTFRTDQDNAIIYADCETPELAAAAAGYFTMLAGRVRDGLIQCGFEACPANYMASNPEWCQPLSTWLRYFSNWVSEPTPEAVLKSLIFFDFRPLYGDESLARSLRDHLNLEVPDHASFLGFLANMLVKNRPPIGFFGTVVVERGGEHKDELNLKIKGIAPLVDIARLFALEKGVRVSSTLERIKALRASHTIVSEYADELEYAFEFITILRIHNQFRQLEAGKPIDNFINLETLSNLEKQTLKNAFRVILKVQELVMERYKAFII; from the coding sequence ATGATGGTCGATGAAGCAATCCGCTTCCTGTCGAAGATCCCCCCTTTCCAGTTCCTCGAGGATGCCCTGCTGCGCCAGGTGGCCGGCAGCCTCGCGCTCGAGTTCTATCCGAAGGGAACCGTGATCCTGCAGCAGGACGGGACGGTCAGCGACGCGCTCCGGATCGTCAAGAAGGGCGTCGTCAAGATCTCCCTCCGGCCAAAGGGGGGCGGGGACGAGGTCGTGATCGATTACCGGGAGCCGGGCGAGACGTTCGGACTGGTCTCTCTCATGGGCAAGCGGCAGAAGACGACGATCGTGGCGGTGCAGGACACGATCTGCTACCTGCTCCCGAAGGAGCGCTTCAACGAGCTGCTCGGCACGAACCCCACCATCATGGAGTATCTGCTCCAGTTCCACCTCACCAAGTATGCCGACATGACCTCGCGCGAGATCCAGGGCAAGAGCCTGTTCCTCGGCAGCAGCGACCACGTCCTGTTCACGACGCAGGTCGGCGAGATCTGCACGCGGACGGCCGCGACGGTCGAGAAGACGGCGACGGTCCGCGAGGCGGCGCAGAGGATGGTCGACGAGAAGCAGAGCGCGGTCATCGTCCTCGACGAGAAGGGCATACCCGCGGGCATCGTCACCGACACCGACCTCCGCAAGAAAGTGGTGGCGAAGGGGCACCCGGTCGACTCGCCCATCACGACGATCATGAGCGCGTTCGTCGTCACGGTCGAGGACAAGGACCACTGCTTCGAGGTCATCCTCAAGATGCTCCAGCACAACATCCACCACGTCGCAGTCACGCGCGACGGCGTCCTCCAGGGCGTGATCACGAACCACGACTTCATGCTCCTGCAGGGGCGCAGCCCGCTGGCGTTCTCCGAGGACATCGAGCAGCAGAAGACCATCGAGGCGCTCGCGCCGGTCTCGGGCAAGCTCCTCAACATCATCGGCGTCCTCCTGCGGGAGGGCGCCCGGGCGGCCAACATCATCCGGATCATCTCCGAGCTCAACGACCGGATCGTGCGGAAGGTGCTCGAGATCGTCGAGGCCGAGCTGGGGCCTCCCCCGGTGCCGTTCTGCTGGCTCGCCCTGGGCAGCGAGGGGCGCAAGGAGCAGACGTTCCGGACCGACCAGGACAATGCGATCATCTACGCCGACTGCGAAACCCCAGAGCTTGCCGCAGCCGCAGCCGGATATTTCACCATGCTCGCCGGGCGCGTACGTGACGGGCTCATCCAGTGCGGCTTCGAGGCGTGCCCGGCCAACTACATGGCCAGCAATCCCGAGTGGTGTCAGCCACTCTCCACGTGGCTTCGCTACTTCTCGAACTGGGTCTCCGAGCCGACGCCCGAGGCGGTGCTCAAGTCGCTCATCTTCTTCGACTTCCGTCCGCTCTACGGAGACGAGTCGCTGGCGCGATCGCTGCGCGACCACCTGAACCTCGAGGTGCCCGACCACGCCTCCTTCCTCGGCTTCCTCGCGAACATGCTGGTCAAGAACCGGCCGCCGATCGGCTTCTTCGGCACGGTCGTCGTCGAGCGCGGAGGCGAGCACAAGGACGAGCTGAACCTCAAGATCAAGGGGATCGCCCCGCTGGTCGACATCGCCCGCCTGTTCGCGCTCGAGAAGGGGGTCCGCGTCTCCTCCACGCTGGAGCGGATCAAGGCGCTCCGTGCTTCGCACACGATCGTGTCCGAATACGCCGACGAGCTCGAGTACGCCTTCGAGTTCATCACGATCCTGCGGATCCACAACCAGTTCCGGCAGCTCGAGGCGGGAAAGCCCATCGACAACTTCATCAATCTCGAAACGCTCTCCAACCTCGAGAAACAGACGCTCAAGAACGCCTTCCGCGTGATCCTCAAGGTGCAGGAGCTGGTGATGGAACGCTACAAGGCGTTCATCATCTAG
- a CDS encoding GTPase domain-containing protein, giving the protein MSFINYSSREINCKVVYYGPGLCGKTANLQYIFKRMNPEARGKMISLATETERTLFFDFLPVSLGEIRGFKTRFHLYTVPGQVFYDASRRLILRGVDGVVFCADSQLTRMDANVESLENLHVNLREQGYDPDKLPLTLQYNKRDLPNIASVSELHALLNNRNVPEFEAAAITGAGVFETLKSIIRLILVDLKKGGK; this is encoded by the coding sequence ATGTCGTTCATCAACTATTCCTCCCGCGAAATCAACTGCAAGGTCGTCTACTACGGGCCCGGGTTGTGCGGGAAGACCGCCAACCTCCAGTACATCTTCAAGCGGATGAACCCCGAGGCGCGCGGGAAGATGATCTCCCTCGCCACCGAGACCGAGCGCACCCTCTTCTTCGACTTTCTTCCGGTTTCCCTCGGCGAGATCCGGGGCTTCAAGACGCGCTTCCACCTCTACACGGTCCCGGGGCAGGTGTTCTACGACGCGAGCCGGCGGCTCATCCTACGCGGCGTCGACGGCGTCGTGTTCTGCGCCGATTCGCAGCTCACGCGCATGGACGCCAACGTCGAGTCGCTCGAGAACCTGCACGTCAACTTGCGCGAGCAGGGGTATGATCCCGACAAGCTCCCGCTCACGCTGCAGTACAACAAGCGCGACCTTCCCAATATCGCCTCCGTCTCCGAGCTGCACGCGCTGCTCAACAACCGGAACGTCCCCGAGTTCGAGGCGGCCGCGATCACGGGCGCCGGTGTCTTCGAGACGCTCAAATCCATCATTCGCCTCATCCTGGTAGACCTCAAGAAGGGCGGAAAGTAG